The Anguilla anguilla isolate fAngAng1 chromosome 2, fAngAng1.pri, whole genome shotgun sequence genome contains the following window.
CCGAAGAGATGAAACCCATCGCCCTGAACGATCTTCCCCTCCTGGCGATGGAGTACTGCTCCAAGGGAGACCTGAGAAAAGTGCGGAAATACCGTCTTCTGCCATCTCGTagaaggcagccattttgttcacATTGTACCCTAGTTTTTGCCCGTGAATGTTTAACCGTCTCTCTGCGCTTTCTCTAGATTTTGAGCAAGCCGGAGAATTGCTGTGGAATGAAAGAGAGTGAAGTCCTGTCCTTACTCGGTGATGTTGGTATGTGTTCTAGAGTCTGTTGCACAACTACATTACTCGTGCAGTCTGTAACACGAATAGGCGAAATGGGGGGGTTTCCATATGGCCAGTTCCACTTCTATTGAAATGCAGAATGACTCATTTTTTGCCGGTTGGGTTTTCCACTGTATTTTTTAGGCTTCGTATGATTTATGAAGTACAAAGAGAAGAAAGTGCAGTGTATAGATGCTCTAACAgaccatgttattattattattattattattattattgttatcagaTAGATATGgacagtaatcacaaagggcccaGTGAAGGTTGAGGATGTGGCGTGTGTTTCATGGTGTCTTTATGTCTAAACGGCTGTAAATCCGTCTGTTTCAGGGTCAGGCATTCAGTATTTACATGCAAACAAAATTATCCACAGAGACCTGAAACCAGAGAACATTGTGCTGCAGGACATCAATGGGAAGGCGAGTGGAGCATAATCTTTCCGGAAAGATCTTTCTGTGGTTACGCATTCAGATTTAAGTAGCGTTCTGCAGATCAGCCCCTGAGATGGAGACTGGTTTACTGAGACAAAAATGCATTGAGGAAACCTGTAGATTTGGTCTCTGTTTATTTagtgaattaatttattctgtattttttcatttttttctacatgCAGTTAGTTCACAAAATCATAGATTTGGGTTACGCCAAAGACCTCGATCAGGGGAGTCTCTGCACGTCCTTTGTGGGAACCTTGCAGTACCTGGTGAGTACGGGCACCATCTCTGAGTCTGATTAATTTAGCACGATCATATCTGTATGTGACAGTTCCCCTTTGAGTTAGAGGCAGGGCTATTTGCTGCCCGTCCTGTGTGATCTGTGATTATCCGCTTTGACAGGCGAATCTGAGCAGGTGTTGTTTTGTTACTTTGGCAACactatatttatttgtcagaGAGCTGATGTCTATTGAAGGTTCCAAAGTCCCGAGGCCTGGGATCAGACCTCACATGGGCCGATGCCCACTGTGGGTGGCAGCCCTGCAGGATGACACCTGATTGGCGGTGGCGTTGCCCAGGGTTACAGAGGGGTGCATTTGACTGGCACTTGGCTGGGATATACATCTCATCTTTCCCCAGGGACCCTTTCTATTGATTGAGCAGTTTTAAGTTTCCAAGTTTGCCTGTTATtgaggggaaaagggggggggggggcagtttgaTTTAATAGGTGTGAGGGCATTTTCCTGTAATGCTCTGTGCGATTACTCTCTTCTCTTTAAGTGTCCGGTTGTGCTCACAGGAATGTAACTGCGCTGTTTCAGGCCCCCGAGCTGTTCGAGAACAAGCCTTACACGGTGACGGTGGACTACTGGAGCTTCGGCACCATGGTCTTTGAATGTAGCTGTGGCTTTCGCCCCTTTCTGCACAATCTGCAGCCTGTGCAGTGGTGGGTTCCTGTTCTCCTCAGGTGTTGTCAaagcgtgtgcatgtgatgtAAGACCTAGCAGCCAGTTTCTGAGTTCATACTGAGGCCACTGCTAAAGGCGCAGTTAGTAGTATTTGCACAGTAGTATTGAGTACAAAGTAACTGAAAGGCAGGCTGGTATTGCTCTTTGCACTGTTAAACACCTAAATGCACAAAATGGGAagcaaatcaatatttttttctggaatagcAGGTAGcatattgtgcattttttcattttaacaaatagttttttaaatagtCAGTGATCTGCTTATAAGAAGATTTGCTAATATATCCTAAAAATTAGACCCAATATTTGACAGTTAACCATGCATGGTTTGTGGAGTGTGCACATAGGTGCACAGTGTCACAGTTTTCAAGTGGACTGTGAAAGCTGTAGCACATTTCAACAATTGTTTCCCAGCTGATGGATCTCAGTAGGAGCAAAAGCTTCAGGAAACCCTGAGAGATCCTCACTCTGCCTCACCAAGAAGCTTAGTCAAGTGACATCTCACGCAAAATGATCATGGATACCTTTCCGTTCTTTGTTACAGAACAGAGTAAACGCGGTAGCTTTTGCTGTATATAAAGTACTACATAAAAGAGAATATGACTGTATTTAGCTGATAAGAAACAACAAACCGGTGTGAATTTAACTCTCCGttaatttttaattcagttgttctgaaaatgttttatagGACCACTAAAGTGCGCAACAAAGGGCCAAAGGACATCATGGCCGTGGAGGAGATGAACGGGGAAGTGCGCTTCTCTACGCACCTGCCCTACCCCAACAATCTGAGCAGGTCGGCACACGGAACGAGAGTAACACAGAATAGCACCCTGATCTGAGGTCTGATCGTTTCTGAGCTTGGCTCCCGCGTGCCCTGCACTGAGCTCTTTATCCCAGCCggagctgtgtgtctgcaggacgCTGTCGGAGCCCCTGGAGGTTCTGCTGCAGTTGATGCTGAACTGGGACCCGGtccagagaggagggggaacccatccaGGAACGCAGCAGCCACAGTGCTTCACGGTTCTGGACCAGATTCTCAGCATGAAGGTGAGCCCGACGGTTCCCTccccagcactgctgcagggacagaaaccctctttctcttttggtttattgtttctgattttttcagtttttcagctAATCTGCTCCGCACACTGCATCTTGCGCAAAGTCTTTAACGAAACAGCACAGACGTTTCATTTTGTGCTATTTAATGATCTCGTGCTCATTATTTTGTGCTATTtagtaatttaataaaatagttTGTGCAAGATACAGCGTGCGAGTCTTTTCTCCaagtacttgttttttttatctatttattttttattttgatctgAGTTGAAATGAACATACCAGCCCAGTAACCCCTTCAGCCCTTGCTCAGTCCTAGACTTCATCATGCTTCATAGCCCTGGTGTACGTCCTCGGGTCTGAGGAGAGGACCAGTCTGCTCACccagctcctctctctgaccccaGGTAGTGCACATCCTGAACATGACCACGGCGCAGATCCACTCGTTCCAGCTGGCCCCGGACGAGAGCCTGCACAGCCTGCAGCAGCGCATCGAGGCCGAGACCAAGATCGACCTGCTCAaccaggagctgctgcaggagacGGGCGTGATGCTGGACCCCCGCAAGCCCGCCGCGCAGTGCGTTCTGGACGGAGTGGTGAGTTCCTGTCAcgcagtgtgtgctgtatggagtgGTGAGTTCCTGTAGTGCAGTGTTTGCTGGACGGAGTGGTGAGTTCCTGTAGTGCAGTGCGTGCTGGACGGAGTGGTGAGTTCCTGTTGcgcagtgtgtgctgtatggagtgGTGAGTTCCTGTTTATCTGAGCAGAGCGCTTCAGTGGAGGATCTTTCCACTGCTGGTCCTTTGGGCGGAATACTGGGCTGCTAGTGGTGTACAGTAGTGTAGTGCTGCTcatgtgtgtgtcggtgtgagaATATTCACgcttgtgctctctctgtccgGTCTACAGAGGGGCTGGGACAGCTACATCGTCTTCCTGTTTGACAAGAGCCTGACGAAATACTCTGGCCCGTTCACTGCCAGACCGCTCCCAGATAAGGTCAATTTCATCGGTAAGTGTTCACCGCTGATGGTCAACTCTCCAGCAGTATGCATTCCGCACAGGTGCATTGGGTGTGTTTCATCGGCTGAAGATTCAGATAAAAACAGGTCACCATTTTACTGGGATTGTCATACACAGTTCAGTCAGTGCCATTCTGTATGTAATTAGTATTTACATGcagtttgtgtatgtctgtgattTTTGGTGTAAGTGTCACTGGCCTTCCTTCCTTTCTAGAAAGTTCTCTGTGcatttataattcaaaacagTAGTACCtatcaaaccccccccacacacacacacccacctaaTGTATTTTCTTCCTCTATATTATTTGAATAAGCCTGTTTGCGTATTTTGCCACAGTGCGGGAAACCAAGACCCAGTTGCCCCTGACAACGCTGAAAAAGGTGTGGGGGGAGGCGGTGAGCTACATCTGTGGCCTGAAGGACGACTACAGCCGCCTGTTCCAGGGCCAGAGAGCGGCCATGTGAGCTACTTTACTTTCCATTACCGGCATttagctccttacccattatactacactgccgccctgttAGACCAGGCCTAGTTACTCAGAGAGACCTGCTAGACCAGGCCTAGTTACTCAGAGACATGTTAGACCAAACCTGGTTACTTATAGAGACCTGCTCCCTCAGCTCCTGTTAGACCAGGCCTAGTTACTCATAGAGACATGTTAGACCAGGCCTAGTTACTCATAGAGACCTGTTAGACCAGGCCTAGTTACTCATAGAGAACTGTTAGACCAAACCTGGTTATTTATAGAGACCTGCTCCATGAGCTCCTGTTAAACCTTCCTACTCAGCTCCTGTTAAACCTGCCTACTCCGCTCCTGTTAGACCAGGCCTAGTTACTCAGAGACCTACTCCATGAGCTCCTGTTAAACCTGCCTGCTCAGCTCCTGTCAGACCAGGCCTAGTTACTCTTGGAGGCCTTTGTGTCAGACCGTACGTGTGAGGGCTGCTGCTGTTCTCCCCTCACTGTTAGGCTGAGCCTCCTCCGCTACAACACCAACCTCACCAGGTGCAAGAACCACATGTTCGCCGCCTCGCAGCAGCTGAAGGCCAAGCTGGACTTCTTCAAGAGCAGCATCCAGTACGACCTGGATAAGTACAGCGACCAGATGCATTTTGGGATATGTGAGTTGAAAGAAGATAATCTCGTTGTCGATTTCTCAGTGAGAAATGT
Protein-coding sequences here:
- the chuk gene encoding inhibitor of nuclear factor kappa-B kinase subunit alpha, with translation MERPPFRQNQVCGLWEMKERLGTGGFGHVYLYQHQETSEKIAVKLCRLELTPKNKDRWSREIQIMQKLDHINVVTARDVPEEMKPIALNDLPLLAMEYCSKGDLRKILSKPENCCGMKESEVLSLLGDVGSGIQYLHANKIIHRDLKPENIVLQDINGKLVHKIIDLGYAKDLDQGSLCTSFVGTLQYLAPELFENKPYTVTVDYWSFGTMVFECSCGFRPFLHNLQPVQWTTKVRNKGPKDIMAVEEMNGEVRFSTHLPYPNNLSRTLSEPLEVLLQLMLNWDPVQRGGGTHPGTQQPQCFTVLDQILSMKVVHILNMTTAQIHSFQLAPDESLHSLQQRIEAETKIDLLNQELLQETGVMLDPRKPAAQCVLDGVRGWDSYIVFLFDKSLTKYSGPFTARPLPDKVNFIVRETKTQLPLTTLKKVWGEAVSYICGLKDDYSRLFQGQRAAMLSLLRYNTNLTRCKNHMFAASQQLKAKLDFFKSSIQYDLDKYSDQMHFGISSEKMLKAWQDNEEKAAAFAQVAEVSHLDEEIMSLHSEIVELQRSPYARRQGDIMEQLEERAIELYKQLKMKCRNALPEPQHGYSDSSEMVKAILQTVQNQDRVLRDLYAHLSKILISKQKIIDLFPRIEKALDSIKEADSTVVQMQIKRQREFWHLLKIACAQNSTRNSITTSSDVSNPSTWTQAAQPVSNPHPLMSLPGPNDSDAVPRLLEENQKYLNQLSSLIQETSDERSKSIVDQDWSWTKYESLSVKLQNL